A section of the Telopea speciosissima isolate NSW1024214 ecotype Mountain lineage chromosome 3, Tspe_v1, whole genome shotgun sequence genome encodes:
- the LOC122656339 gene encoding uncharacterized protein LOC122656339 isoform X1 produces the protein MKICIQCLMLYKQNTLSSKNSKLNADSSHGRDPDETSDDYWLCVLAQEWAQLCIFLYIRWTCRSQEFSSNFSVMPNLKSKGESMIPPIYRIEMDAAAFKDFSSHEWGIGLPTSSPPHAESSADSFIVMVQNPHAFKATTGSSNSPSLAARTTTTSTKIWIMVYFHETEIWKNYSRTKLIHLLLSKNITVKEALQQKIFYDGRRSNFKFRSYFIHPISCYSYLKARSGHRVMAFTPLG, from the exons ATGAAGATATGCATACAATGCCTGATGCTGTATAAACAAAATACACTATCTTCAA AGAATTCCAAATTAAATGCAGATAGTAGCCATGGCAGAGACCCTG ATGAAACCTCAGATGACTACTGGCTCTGTGTTTTAGCTCAGGAGTGGGCACAGCTCTGCATCTTCTTGTATATCAG GTGGACTTGCAGGTCACAGGAATTCTCATCCAATTTCTCAGTTATGCCTAATCTGAAGTCTAAAGGGGAGAGCATGATTCCTCCTATCTACAGAATA GAAATGGATGCTGCAGCTTTCAAAGATTTCAGCTCTCATGAATGGGGCATTGGGCTG CCAACTTCCTCTCCTCCACATGCAGAAAGCTCTGCAGATTCGTTTATAGTCATGGTTCAGAATCCTCATGCATTTAAAGCGACGACTGGAAGCTCAAACAGTCCAAGCCTCGCTGCCAGAACTACAACCACCAGCACCAAGATTTGGATTATGGTTTATTTTCATGAAACAGAAATCTGGAAAAACTATTCACGAACTAAATTGATACATTTGCTTCTATCCAAAAATATAACTGTCAAGGAGGCACTTCAACAGAAAATCTTTTATGATGGCAGAAGGTCAAATTTTAAATTCCGTTCATACTTTATACATCCTATTTCCTGTTATAGCTACCTGAAAGCAAGGTCTGGACACAGAGTCATGGCATTTACACCTTTGGGCTAG
- the LOC122656339 gene encoding uncharacterized protein LOC122656339 isoform X3: MKICIQCLMLYKQNTLSSKNSKLNADSSHGRDPDETSDDYWLCVLAQEWAQLCIFLYIRWTCRSQEFSSNFSVMPNLKSKGESMIPPIYRIPTSSPPHAESSADSFIVMVQNPHAFKATTGSSNSPSLAARTTTTSTKIWIMVYFHETEIWKNYSRTKLIHLLLSKNITVKEALQQKIFYDGRRSNFKFRSYFIHPISCYSYLKARSGHRVMAFTPLG, from the exons ATGAAGATATGCATACAATGCCTGATGCTGTATAAACAAAATACACTATCTTCAA AGAATTCCAAATTAAATGCAGATAGTAGCCATGGCAGAGACCCTG ATGAAACCTCAGATGACTACTGGCTCTGTGTTTTAGCTCAGGAGTGGGCACAGCTCTGCATCTTCTTGTATATCAG GTGGACTTGCAGGTCACAGGAATTCTCATCCAATTTCTCAGTTATGCCTAATCTGAAGTCTAAAGGGGAGAGCATGATTCCTCCTATCTACAGAATA CCAACTTCCTCTCCTCCACATGCAGAAAGCTCTGCAGATTCGTTTATAGTCATGGTTCAGAATCCTCATGCATTTAAAGCGACGACTGGAAGCTCAAACAGTCCAAGCCTCGCTGCCAGAACTACAACCACCAGCACCAAGATTTGGATTATGGTTTATTTTCATGAAACAGAAATCTGGAAAAACTATTCACGAACTAAATTGATACATTTGCTTCTATCCAAAAATATAACTGTCAAGGAGGCACTTCAACAGAAAATCTTTTATGATGGCAGAAGGTCAAATTTTAAATTCCGTTCATACTTTATACATCCTATTTCCTGTTATAGCTACCTGAAAGCAAGGTCTGGACACAGAGTCATGGCATTTACACCTTTGGGCTAG
- the LOC122656339 gene encoding uncharacterized protein LOC122656339 isoform X2 yields the protein MQIVAMAETLIYINADETSDDYWLCVLAQEWAQLCIFLYIRWTCRSQEFSSNFSVMPNLKSKGESMIPPIYRIEMDAAAFKDFSSHEWGIGLPTSSPPHAESSADSFIVMVQNPHAFKATTGSSNSPSLAARTTTTSTKIWIMVYFHETEIWKNYSRTKLIHLLLSKNITVKEALQQKIFYDGRRSNFKFRSYFIHPISCYSYLKARSGHRVMAFTPLG from the exons ATGCAGATAGTAGCCATGGCAGAGACCCTG ATATACATAAACGCAGATGAAACCTCAGATGACTACTGGCTCTGTGTTTTAGCTCAGGAGTGGGCACAGCTCTGCATCTTCTTGTATATCAG GTGGACTTGCAGGTCACAGGAATTCTCATCCAATTTCTCAGTTATGCCTAATCTGAAGTCTAAAGGGGAGAGCATGATTCCTCCTATCTACAGAATA GAAATGGATGCTGCAGCTTTCAAAGATTTCAGCTCTCATGAATGGGGCATTGGGCTG CCAACTTCCTCTCCTCCACATGCAGAAAGCTCTGCAGATTCGTTTATAGTCATGGTTCAGAATCCTCATGCATTTAAAGCGACGACTGGAAGCTCAAACAGTCCAAGCCTCGCTGCCAGAACTACAACCACCAGCACCAAGATTTGGATTATGGTTTATTTTCATGAAACAGAAATCTGGAAAAACTATTCACGAACTAAATTGATACATTTGCTTCTATCCAAAAATATAACTGTCAAGGAGGCACTTCAACAGAAAATCTTTTATGATGGCAGAAGGTCAAATTTTAAATTCCGTTCATACTTTATACATCCTATTTCCTGTTATAGCTACCTGAAAGCAAGGTCTGGACACAGAGTCATGGCATTTACACCTTTGGGCTAG